The Paenibacillus amylolyticus genome contains the following window.
AGAGAGCTGATATGAGATTGATGACGATAAGTACCGGAACGGTAGCAATCGTATACCATCTGGAGATCTGCACAACCTCCGGCGGAAAGCTGGAGAGCCAGAAAGGCAATCCAAACCAAGCCACGACACCAATGATAATGCACACCGGAACTTGAAAAAGAAAGCTTAACCGAACATACTGCGCACTCTTCTCGGTTGCGCTCTGTTTGATGTTATAAATGATAGACGTGGGTAATCCAAAACCGACCAATCCGGTTAATAGTGCAGGCCAGAACAGGATGGCCGAGAATGCGCCCTTTCCCTCTACACCGAACATGCGTGACGTCAAAATGGAAGACAGCATCGTCAGTGTCATGACCAGCAGATTGGTTCCACTTGTCTGAAATATGGCACTCATTAAGCCGTTTCCTCTAAATACTTTGCGAAGTGCAACTTGCGCCATAGCGATCCTCATCCCTTACTGTTTTGACGAAGCGACCCGACGATCATGCCGTTTCGGTAACATACTTTGGCAAGCTGACGTGTGAACCGATCTGCATTATAGATGTAGATCAGTGCCGTAGTGATCCCTTGCGCCAGCTTAATGCCATGTTTGGCTGTACGCACAACACCACGATCCTGATCACGAATGGCATCACTCACACCCTGCCAATAGATTCGGCGCAGAAACCAGTTCTTCGTCGTTCGCTCTTTGGCTACTTTATGTTGTACCGCACCATACGGCGTGTAATATACCTTGAACTTTGTCCGGATTCTTGCAATTAACTCACTCTCTTCACTGGAGAGAAGATTGTTCCCCACTCTTCCAAGGTCTTCACGGAAGGGGGCCAATTGATCAAAGACGGACAAACGAAAAGCCACATTCGCACCAAATGGAATATAGGGACTTTTCATTTCAGTGACTTCTTCTGCAAAATCCAGAATGGTGAACAGTGACCTGTTCTCGGGTGGAATCCACATCGGTTCCGGTACTTCCCAGATCGGATCAATCTTGCCACCGACACACCCGATATTTTCATTCATCTCAAATACGTTAACGATCTGGCGAATCCAGTCCCTGCAAGCAAAGGCATCATCGTCAAGAAACAGGATATACTCGCCGCGCGCCTCGTGAATGGCCCGGTTACGGGCTACAGACAAGCCTTGCTTTTCTTCCAACACATACCTAATCGAATGGTTCTCATGCTGCAAGATGGTTTGCAGCACGATGTCCCGTGTGTTGTCCTTCGAATTGTTATCAATGAGTATGATCTCATAGTCGCTGCTTGCGTAATTCTGTTGTATTGCGCTTCGTATCGCCTCGACCGCATCATGTGCACGGTTATACGTACAGATCGCCACGGTTACCTTCATTATTTCATCCCCATATTGTTCAATTAGGCCCACCCTTTGATCTGCACTAACTGGAGTACAGGGTAAGTGTCCTTTGGGCAATCACTGGCCAATCCAACCGCTCTAACGCTTTGACAAAACCACTGCCTTCCTGAAACTCCGATTGTTTTAAACGGATCATATTCATTGCTTTCAGCAACCCATCCGGTCCGAAGGTTCATAGAGTACCGCACAATCTTCGGGCAGGTATTCCTCCAACAAGCCAATTCGTGGTGCCACCACAGGTTTGCTGAAGGTCAATGCCAGAATTGCACTACCAGAAGTTGCGATTTGCTTGTATGGAAGAATGATCGAATCGACCGCATCAAAATAGTCCGAATATTCATCATCTTCAATAAAATGAAAATGGGTATGAATATGTCCGCTCTCGAGGAATTCTTCACCGAGATCGTAGTCCTTCACTTTTTTACCGGCAATCAACAGATGGGCCTGATCCGATTTCAGCTCCTTGAATGCCTCCAGCAAATCATCCACGCCCTTGTACGGCGACACCTGACCGAAGAATGCATACACATAACTATCCTCCGGGATGCCAAACCGGGAGCGGATATTCACGCCTTTTCCCTGATACACGCCCTTGTAATGCCCATGCGGAATTACCTCGATCCGGCTGGAATCAATCCCAAAGGTCGAACAGATCTCAGAGATCAGGGGTTTGCCCATAACAATCAGCTTAGAGCAATTTCGGACCAGTATTTTTCTCATCCAGTAATCGAAGCGCGTTTTACCGCTGTTATGAGGCCAGATGTTGTGCACCGTCCAGAATAATTTGGCTCCCCGCATGCGTGCAAAACCAATCATCAACACATATAGAATGGATTTGATTACGGTTGACAGCACCGACGACCCTCTGTAATAAAAGCTGGGCCAATGAAAATGCAGCACATCATTTTTTCTCAGTTTGAGCAGATCTTTTTTGGTAAACTGTTTTACTTCCCATCCCTTATTCTCAATGGAATCGGATAACAGCTCATTGAATTTATTGTTCTCAATCATCTTGGGCAGCATATACACCGTCGGATTCTCCATCCAGGCACCTCTTACTTTAGTTTCATTCGCACAGGTTCCTCTGTATACGTTCCAACTGCGCGCCTTGCATGAAATCTCATTAGGAATCCTTGCATCATAATTTTGGTATTACGCTTGAGCAGCACCCAATCTTTCCACCAGGGATACAGCGACAATGCCTTTTTCAGATAAACATTATTGCGAAGTGTATTTCTCGACCATTCGAGCATTCGATAATGGTGTAATTGACGGCGCTTCTGCTCCTTGGACATATCATTGTAGTATTTTAAAATAATCTTGCGTTGACCTTTGTACTTGGCTGTTGTAGAGGTTGAAATGCGCGGTCCACTATGGATGTTGATATCCACCAGCGGTTCTTTCACATTCACGGCGATGTAGCCTCGTTTCAATATGCGCAGATAAAAGTCATAATCCTGAGCGGATGTCAGATTCTCATCGAAGCGAACTTCACGGGCAAGAGAAGTGAGTACCATGATTTTGGACGTTTCCCCGATCCAGTTGAATGTAAGCAGGTCCTCATACCGCACAACATCACGAGGCTCCACCGACAATTTCCGTTTGACCACCTGATGCTGCTCATTCGTATATGCGAGATACTTGCTGCAAAAAGTGAATGATTCCTGTGTACGCTCCAGCACTTCTGCCTGGATTTTGATTTTGTCGGCCATCCATTCATCGTCATCATCCAGGAATGCAATGTACTTGCCATTGGCATGGGATATCCCCACATTCCTTGCATGATTGGCTCCTTTCGGATACGGAACCCGGATGTACCTAATCCGCGAATCTTCCCGTGTCCAGGCCTGACAGATTTCTGGCGTCTGATCTTCTGAACCGTCATCCACAATGAAAATCTCCAGGTACGGATGTGTTTGCTCCCGTACACTTCTCAACGCATTTTTCAATAAATCGGCCCGGTTATGGGTCGTAATGATGCAAGATACCAAGGGGTTCATTTCATCACCTTTTCCTGTTCACTAGGATACCTTCACTTGAAGTGCATCATATATTCCTGATAATCTGCCCACAAGAAGATTCATATCGAATTTATCCGATATAATCGCTCTGTTATATGAACCCATTCTTGCTCTAACCTCTTCATCCATGATGAGATATTCCAGTGCTGATGTTAACCCGTGCACATCTCCCGGCTCGATTAACAGCCCATTATGACCGGATGTAATCACTTCGGGGATGCCTCCGACGGTGGTCGATATAATGGGCAAGCCACAATTCATTGCTTCAAGTATGGCCATAGGTAATCCCTCATGATAAGAAGGCAGGACCAATAGATCCGCTTCCCGCATCAGCTTTTCCTTTTGCTCTCCGTTAATCCAGCCGAGTACGTTGACACAATCCTCAATTCCATACTGCTGTACAAGTGCTTTGACTTCTTCGACTTCGCCATCCCCGGCCAGATTGAAGTTGGCTGTAACGCCCAGCGTCTTCAATTGCTGAATGGATTGAAGCAGATCGTAGACTCCTTTTCGCTCACCCAGTCTGCCCATAAAAAGAGCATTCACGGCTGCCTGTTGTTCTCTGGCAAACGGTTCTTTGACAAAGACTCCGTTATACAGCACCTCAATGGCTGTCTCCGGCACAATTGTAGCAAAGTATTCTTTCCACGTCTGGGATAAGACAATCAACTTGTCTGCCTGATTCAGAATGTAGTGACAATACTTGCGCTGCAGCGTGAATTGATTGTAGAAATCATCAAAGCTGGCCGCATGAATATGCAGAATGACTGACTTTCGAAACAAATTTCGTGCCGTTAGCAGAAATAGAGATTTCCGATAAAAGCTCCCGTTGTTCGCCATATGAATATGCACGATATCCGGCTTGAACGTGTACAGCTTCATCCAGAATTGAATGAATCCCCGTATAAAAATAAGCAGCCGTGAGAACACGCTGCCCGTAATATACGTTTCCACCCGTTGCATGGCATACATATCAGAGATGGAAGAATCCTCAATGTTTTTGATGACACTCACAATTCCGCCCATATCCTTCAAGGATGATCCAACAACCAATACTTTTGGTTTCATGATAGACTCCTTTTTCATGGTTAATCTTCAGAACACTTACAGACTATTCACGTAATTTTTAATGGAGGAGATCAGATCAGACTGTTTTCTCACATAAGGCTGGAACGTTAGCTCCTCTATGGAAGGAACCAGCTTTTGCAATTCAGCCTGACTCTCCGCAACAGCCACATAACCGTTGTCCTGAAAAACTTTGGAAATCTCAAGCTGATGGTCATCCACATGCTCGCCCCATTCTTTCCGGCGTGGAATGACGATAACCTGCTTGCCACGTTCAAGACAATTGGTAATGGAGCCAACACCCGCATGAGAAATAATACATCTGCTGCGCTCCACATAGTTATTCATCTCTTCCTGGGTCAGGAAAGGGATCGCAGTGAAATTTCGGGGCTGATACTCGGTGTATCCGGATTGGGCGACAACCTCTTCTTTAATAATGCCCGCGTCAATTGCCTCATCAATCAGCTCAAACATTCGATTGAAGGGAAAACGCTGGGTTCCAACGATAGCAAATATCAAAATAAAGCCCCCCTGTACTTCGCATTGGGATAGCTATCCTGCAACGTTTCCCATTGAATGAAGAACTCATCCGAGATTTTGTACATCAATCTCCCGGTTGCGCTGGAGGAATAGATTTTGGCATAACTTTCGATATAAATCAGCTTGGCACCGAAGATTTTACCGATGAGGCAAAATGGATATGTGGCCCCTGCCCCTGTTGTAATGATTACCTTTGGACGCTCACGCAGATATAAAAAGAATGATTTGATAATGTTAGCCATAAAAATCAGCAAAAACATCGCATTCTTACGCTCTTGCTGCATTAAGAAGTATACCTTGCCCTGAGATGAATCCACTTTTCTGCTTTTGTTCTTCTCGGTAATCAGGAAATAATCATGTTCTTCAACCGCTGGAATAACCTTGGTCAATTCAT
Protein-coding sequences here:
- the pssD gene encoding PssD/Cps14F family polysaccharide biosynthesis glycosyltransferase codes for the protein MKVCLISSTGGHFDELTKVIPAVEEHDYFLITEKNKSRKVDSSQGKVYFLMQQERKNAMFLLIFMANIIKSFFLYLRERPKVIITTGAGATYPFCLIGKIFGAKLIYIESYAKIYSSSATGRLMYKISDEFFIQWETLQDSYPNAKYRGALF
- a CDS encoding glycosyltransferase, producing MENPTVYMLPKMIENNKFNELLSDSIENKGWEVKQFTKKDLLKLRKNDVLHFHWPSFYYRGSSVLSTVIKSILYVLMIGFARMRGAKLFWTVHNIWPHNSGKTRFDYWMRKILVRNCSKLIVMGKPLISEICSTFGIDSSRIEVIPHGHYKGVYQGKGVNIRSRFGIPEDSYVYAFFGQVSPYKGVDDLLEAFKELKSDQAHLLIAGKKVKDYDLGEEFLESGHIHTHFHFIEDDEYSDYFDAVDSIILPYKQIATSGSAILALTFSKPVVAPRIGLLEEYLPEDCAVLYEPSDRMGC
- the pssE gene encoding PssE/Cps14G family polysaccharide biosynthesis glycosyltransferase, coding for MIFAIVGTQRFPFNRMFELIDEAIDAGIIKEEVVAQSGYTEYQPRNFTAIPFLTQEEMNNYVERSRCIISHAGVGSITNCLERGKQVIVIPRRKEWGEHVDDHQLEISKVFQDNGYVAVAESQAELQKLVPSIEELTFQPYVRKQSDLISSIKNYVNSL
- a CDS encoding glycosyltransferase, producing MNPLVSCIITTHNRADLLKNALRSVREQTHPYLEIFIVDDGSEDQTPEICQAWTREDSRIRYIRVPYPKGANHARNVGISHANGKYIAFLDDDDEWMADKIKIQAEVLERTQESFTFCSKYLAYTNEQHQVVKRKLSVEPRDVVRYEDLLTFNWIGETSKIMVLTSLAREVRFDENLTSAQDYDFYLRILKRGYIAVNVKEPLVDINIHSGPRISTSTTAKYKGQRKIILKYYNDMSKEQKRRQLHHYRMLEWSRNTLRNNVYLKKALSLYPWWKDWVLLKRNTKIMMQGFLMRFHARRAVGTYTEEPVRMKLK
- a CDS encoding glycosyltransferase family 4 protein, which gives rise to MKPKVLVVGSSLKDMGGIVSVIKNIEDSSISDMYAMQRVETYITGSVFSRLLIFIRGFIQFWMKLYTFKPDIVHIHMANNGSFYRKSLFLLTARNLFRKSVILHIHAASFDDFYNQFTLQRKYCHYILNQADKLIVLSQTWKEYFATIVPETAIEVLYNGVFVKEPFAREQQAAVNALFMGRLGERKGVYDLLQSIQQLKTLGVTANFNLAGDGEVEEVKALVQQYGIEDCVNVLGWINGEQKEKLMREADLLVLPSYHEGLPMAILEAMNCGLPIISTTVGGIPEVITSGHNGLLIEPGDVHGLTSALEYLIMDEEVRARMGSYNRAIISDKFDMNLLVGRLSGIYDALQVKVS
- a CDS encoding glycosyltransferase; amino-acid sequence: MKVTVAICTYNRAHDAVEAIRSAIQQNYASSDYEIILIDNNSKDNTRDIVLQTILQHENHSIRYVLEEKQGLSVARNRAIHEARGEYILFLDDDAFACRDWIRQIVNVFEMNENIGCVGGKIDPIWEVPEPMWIPPENRSLFTILDFAEEVTEMKSPYIPFGANVAFRLSVFDQLAPFREDLGRVGNNLLSSEESELIARIRTKFKVYYTPYGAVQHKVAKERTTKNWFLRRIYWQGVSDAIRDQDRGVVRTAKHGIKLAQGITTALIYIYNADRFTRQLAKVCYRNGMIVGSLRQNSKG